The following are from one region of the Paenibacillus bovis genome:
- the rsmI gene encoding 16S rRNA (cytidine(1402)-2'-O)-methyltransferase → MSIQIQKSFAAGETENKNAVEPGILYLVATPIGNLEDMTYRAVRTLQECDILAAEDTRQTRKLLNHFEITPRKLVSYHEHNKKASGPELIRLICEGQSLALVSDAGLPAISDPGQDLVQLALEQGVRVVPIPGANAALSALIASGLSTERFTFIGFLPRDTKGQEEILQGARAAEGTLLFYESPHRVIKTLKAMLEHLGNRSVVLARELTKRHEEWLRGTIEEALLWLEEHPPLGEYCIVLQGQSASEAKAEANEWWQQMTIEEHVAHYEEREQLPRKDAMKKAAKDRGLSKRDVYQALL, encoded by the coding sequence ATGAGCATACAGATTCAAAAAAGCTTTGCTGCTGGGGAAACAGAAAACAAAAATGCGGTAGAACCCGGTATCTTGTATCTGGTAGCGACACCGATTGGCAATCTGGAGGATATGACATATCGGGCCGTACGAACCCTGCAGGAATGTGATATTTTGGCTGCGGAGGATACCCGCCAGACACGTAAACTGTTGAATCATTTTGAGATTACGCCGCGCAAGCTGGTCAGCTATCATGAACATAACAAAAAGGCGAGTGGACCGGAGCTGATTCGCCTGATCTGTGAAGGGCAGAGTCTGGCCCTGGTCAGTGATGCAGGTCTGCCGGCGATTTCCGATCCAGGCCAGGATCTGGTACAGCTGGCTCTTGAGCAAGGAGTACGTGTAGTGCCTATTCCAGGAGCCAATGCTGCTTTGTCGGCATTGATCGCCTCTGGACTATCTACAGAGCGATTTACATTTATCGGCTTTTTGCCGCGTGATACCAAAGGTCAGGAAGAAATTTTGCAGGGAGCTCGTGCTGCCGAAGGCACGCTTTTATTTTACGAATCGCCTCATCGGGTGATCAAGACGCTCAAAGCTATGCTGGAGCATCTTGGTAACCGGTCGGTCGTACTGGCCCGGGAATTGACCAAGCGTCATGAAGAGTGGCTGCGGGGGACAATCGAGGAAGCGCTGCTCTGGCTGGAGGAACATCCGCCGCTCGGCGAATACTGTATTGTACTGCAAGGACAGTCTGCCAGCGAAGCCAAGGCAGAAGCGAATGAGTGGTGGCAGCAGATGACGATTGAAGAGCATGTGGCACATTATGAAGAGCGGGAGCAGCTGCCTCGCAAAGATGCGATGAAAAAGGCAGCCAAAGATCGCGGTCTTTCCAAAAGAGACGTGTATCAGGCACTGCTGTAG
- a CDS encoding TatD family hydrolase — MLFDTHTHLDSKDFDEDRKEVIERAYAQGVTRMVNVGFDRETIPTTMELVEAYDFIYAAVGWHPVEAITMQPGDLEWIESLCKHEKVVAIGEIGLDYHWDKSPKDVQHRVLREQIGLARSINMPIVIHNREAHEDIVRILREEKASEVGGIMHSFSGSWETAKMCLDMGFHLSFGGPITFKNAKQPKEVLQQVPMDRLLLETDSPYLTPHPYRGKRNESAHVRLVAEAAAELKGVSLEEISEITTKNALTLFGIR, encoded by the coding sequence ATGTTATTTGATACACATACGCATCTGGATTCCAAAGATTTCGACGAAGATCGCAAAGAAGTCATCGAGCGTGCTTATGCGCAAGGGGTGACCCGAATGGTAAATGTGGGATTTGACCGGGAGACGATTCCGACTACCATGGAACTCGTCGAAGCCTATGATTTTATCTATGCGGCTGTCGGCTGGCATCCGGTCGAAGCGATTACAATGCAGCCGGGAGATCTGGAATGGATTGAATCTTTATGCAAGCATGAAAAAGTGGTGGCAATCGGCGAGATCGGTCTGGATTATCACTGGGATAAATCACCAAAAGATGTACAGCATCGGGTACTGCGTGAGCAAATCGGTTTGGCACGATCGATTAATATGCCAATCGTTATTCATAATCGTGAAGCCCACGAGGATATTGTACGTATCCTGAGAGAGGAAAAAGCATCCGAAGTCGGCGGCATTATGCACTCGTTTTCAGGTAGCTGGGAGACTGCCAAAATGTGTCTTGATATGGGCTTCCATTTATCGTTTGGTGGACCGATTACGTTCAAAAATGCAAAGCAGCCCAAAGAGGTACTTCAGCAGGTACCAATGGACCGGTTGTTACTTGAAACGGACTCCCCTTATTTGACACCTCATCCTTATCGTGGGAAACGAAATGAGTCGGCTCATGTGCGTCTTGTCGCCGAGGCAGCTGCCGAGCTAAAAGGGGTCTCACTGGAAGAAATTAGTGAAATTACGACGAAAAACGCCCTTACATTATTTGGCATACGGTGA
- a CDS encoding HD domain-containing protein, with the protein MKPIQPLEEEKVFKDPVHNYIHVQDRLIWTLINTPEFQRLRRIRQLGTSYLTFHGAEHSRFSHSLGVYEITRRIISQFERGGYEDWPSEERMVALCAALLHDLGHGPFSHSIEEAFDMNHEEWTCRILLGNTEINRILEEVEPGFAEKVAAVIRKDYEKAIVVNLVSSPLDADRMDYLLRDAYFTGVNYGTIDMDRIIRVLRPHDGRIVVKESGMHAIEDYLMSRYQMYWQVYFHPVTRSSDIVLRHIFQRAKELFDQGYTFKFLPHPLPSLFDGTLNVNEYLLLDEALVQTSFMQWTLEEDEILSDVCSRFMERRLYKYVETELIDLDMIDEIRSEFERAGLHPHYDLEIDFPTDLPYDVFRPGDPKKEKQILLLNRQNKVQEISEVSDVVRSISGIHRGRYHLYFPQEKLERVKNQLSKQVADIFEDKLGPAQMEFEI; encoded by the coding sequence TTGAAACCTATACAACCTTTGGAAGAAGAAAAAGTATTTAAAGATCCCGTTCACAATTATATTCACGTACAGGATCGTCTGATCTGGACATTAATTAATACGCCCGAATTTCAGCGGTTGCGGCGGATTCGTCAGCTGGGAACATCTTATCTGACATTTCATGGTGCCGAGCACAGTCGATTCTCTCACTCTCTGGGAGTATATGAGATTACAAGACGCATTATTTCGCAGTTCGAACGTGGTGGTTATGAAGACTGGCCAAGTGAAGAGCGGATGGTCGCGCTCTGTGCGGCGCTGCTGCATGATCTGGGACACGGCCCTTTCTCCCATTCAATCGAAGAAGCTTTTGATATGAATCATGAAGAGTGGACCTGTCGAATTCTGCTTGGTAATACCGAGATCAACCGGATTCTGGAAGAAGTAGAGCCAGGATTCGCCGAAAAAGTCGCAGCAGTTATTCGCAAAGACTATGAAAAAGCGATTGTGGTTAATCTGGTGTCCAGTCCCCTGGATGCCGATCGTATGGATTACCTGCTGCGGGATGCCTACTTTACCGGTGTAAATTATGGAACGATTGATATGGACCGGATTATTCGGGTACTGCGTCCCCACGATGGACGAATTGTCGTCAAGGAATCAGGGATGCATGCGATTGAAGATTACCTGATGTCCAGATACCAGATGTACTGGCAGGTATACTTCCACCCGGTTACCCGGAGTTCAGATATTGTGCTGCGGCATATTTTCCAGCGAGCCAAAGAACTGTTTGACCAGGGTTATACATTCAAGTTCCTGCCGCATCCGCTGCCTTCCTTATTTGATGGAACACTGAATGTAAATGAGTATCTTCTATTGGATGAAGCACTGGTGCAGACTTCATTTATGCAGTGGACACTGGAAGAGGATGAAATATTGTCTGATGTCTGCTCACGTTTCATGGAACGCAGACTTTACAAATATGTAGAAACGGAATTAATCGACCTGGATATGATCGATGAAATTCGTTCCGAATTTGAGCGAGCCGGGCTTCATCCCCATTATGATCTGGAGATCGATTTCCCGACGGATCTTCCTTATGATGTATTCCGCCCGGGAGATCCCAAAAAAGAGAAACAAATTTTGCTGCTGAACCGTCAAAACAAGGTACAGGAAATTTCGGAGGTATCTGATGTAGTACGATCAATCAGCGGCATCCATCGCGGTCGCTATCATCTGTACTTTCCACAAGAAAAGCTGGAAAGGGTAAAAAATCAGCTGTCCAAGCAGGTAGCAGATATCTTTGAAGACAAACTCGGCCCTGCACAGATGGAATTCGAAATTTAA
- a CDS encoding AbrB/MazE/SpoVT family DNA-binding domain-containing protein, with the protein MMKSTGIVRKVDELGRVVIPIELRRTLGIGEKDALEIYVDGERIMLKKYEPACIFCGNAENVTYFKGKIVCNECISEIPVPVTK; encoded by the coding sequence ATGATGAAATCAACTGGTATTGTAAGAAAAGTAGACGAACTGGGACGCGTTGTTATTCCTATCGAATTGCGCCGTACACTGGGTATTGGTGAAAAAGACGCTCTGGAAATCTACGTAGATGGCGAGCGCATTATGCTGAAAAAATACGAGCCAGCTTGTATCTTCTGTGGCAATGCTGAAAATGTAACTTACTTCAAAGGTAAAATTGTTTGTAACGAATGTATTTCCGAAATTCCTGTTCCTGTGACAAAATAA